ACAGAATCAATTTAATCCGCATGCTCAAATTCATAAAAGAGCGTGCATTATTTGGAAGTACAAAGAAAATCGATCAATTATCCCTTATTTTAAATATTCTCGACATTTTGGCCATTTTGGCCATTTTATAAAGTATGCCAAACCCCAAAAGCTATAAACATCGTGCATCGAAAGAGCTTGTCTGCGAATCCGCATCTGCGCTTAAGAATTCATTTGGTGCAGTTATCAAATCCGCCCAAACCAATGGTGCGGTTGCGATCACACGGCATAATCAACGCGAATTTGTTATATTACCTGCAAATGATTACGACGATCTCGTCCAACAAGCGAACGGTGACTTAGCCGTCGATTTGGACGATTTAAAAGCTCAGTACGATGCGATCTTCGAGCGTATGCAGACTCAGGATTATAGTAAAGGTATGGAGCGCTCTTTTTTGGCGAGTACTGAGGAACTTGGGTACGCCGCAGTCAAGCAAGTAGAGAAAAACTAATGCCAATCCCTCCTACGATTTACGTCCTGGCTGGTGTAAACGGATCAGGAAAAAGCAGTATATTAGGAGCATATCTTTTAGAACACGGATTGACATTTTATAATCCAGACGAAGCAGCAGCGGTAATACTTCGAATACATCCGCGGATTGATCAATTCCTTGCTAACGGACATGCATGGACGATGGGTAAAGACTTGTTACAAAAAGCCATCACAAACAAACGGAGCTTTGCATTTGAAACCACCTTGGGTGGACACACCATAACACAGCTCCTAATTAACGCAGCAGAAAGTGGATTGCGGTTAGTGATTTCTTACGTTGGCTTGAAGCGAGTTGATTTGAACATCGCGCGCGTAAATCAACGTGTCCAAAAAGGCGGCCACACCATTCCTGAAGAAAAAATTAGAGAGCGCTGGGATCGGAGCCGGGAAAATCTGATAAAACTAATTCCGCATGCCAGTAGTCTAAGAGTCTTCGACAACTCTGAACAATCCAATATCTTAGATGGAGAGAGGCCATCACTCAAACTCCTCTTGGACATTCGCGACAGGAAACTTGTTTTCCCCAAAGAACCCCTTGCTGCACCTGATTGGGTGAAACCCATTCTTATGGCGGCCCTCCAGGAGTTTAGGGATTAGACCTTCATAAAAGGCAGGACCCCGCTATCCGGAATTTTCAAAGAAGTATGCCGAGTAAAACGCGTGCAAACCCAGTCCTGGACTTTACGAATGCCAGAAAGTCTTCAGCCAGTTGTATTTGCGCAGGGCAATTTTTATACTGTCTGACAACGGTTCTAAATTGGAGACTTTGGTATTCATTTTCACTTGGCGAACGTTTCTCATACCGGCAATGACCGTACTCACCGCTGGATGATCGAGGGCAAAGCGTAACGCGAGCTCAGCCAGGGTATAACCACAACCCGTGAATTCTTTCTTTAAGTTTTCCACTCGATCCACCACACGACGAATGCGGTTTCCACGAAAGTAGTTATGACGAAAATCGTCTGTTCCGAATTTGGTGTCGTGGTTAAACTTTCCGGTTAACGCTCCTTCTTCCAACGCAACGCGTACAATGATGCCTACGTTTTCTTCCAGGGCAACCGGCAGTAATTCAGCGGCAGGCTCTTGTTCGAAAATATTGTAGATAACCTGCACGGTGTCCACGAGTCCGCTACGCATAAGGTCGATGACCGAGTTCTGATCCTGCTCTGGAGTGGAGATTCCAACAGCGGCAAT
The Verrucomicrobiota bacterium genome window above contains:
- a CDS encoding zeta toxin family protein, coding for MPIPPTIYVLAGVNGSGKSSILGAYLLEHGLTFYNPDEAAAVILRIHPRIDQFLANGHAWTMGKDLLQKAITNKRSFAFETTLGGHTITQLLINAAESGLRLVISYVGLKRVDLNIARVNQRVQKGGHTIPEEKIRERWDRSRENLIKLIPHASSLRVFDNSEQSNILDGERPSLKLLLDIRDRKLVFPKEPLAAPDWVKPILMAALQEFRD
- a CDS encoding aldo/keto reductase translates to MNYRTLGKTNYNVSDIGFGAWAIGGTAWGPQDDDESIKTLHAAIDAGVTFIDTAQGYGNGHSEELIGKVLKERSEEIKVATKTPPSPGVWPPSPYDSWESRYSEDYLRNNIEERLRKLGVERIDLLQLHSWTRAWNRDPQPFHILQKLKEEGKIAAVGISTPEQDQNSVIDLMRSGLVDTVQVIYNIFEQEPAAELLPVALEENVGIIVRVALEEGALTGKFNHDTKFGTDDFRHNYFRGNRIRRVVDRVENLKKEFTGCGYTLAELALRFALDHPAVSTVIAGMRNVRQVKMNTKVSNLEPLSDSIKIALRKYNWLKTFWHS
- a CDS encoding type II toxin-antitoxin system prevent-host-death family antitoxin; the protein is MPNPKSYKHRASKELVCESASALKNSFGAVIKSAQTNGAVAITRHNQREFVILPANDYDDLVQQANGDLAVDLDDLKAQYDAIFERMQTQDYSKGMERSFLASTEELGYAAVKQVEKN